A single Armatimonadia bacterium DNA region contains:
- a CDS encoding phage tail tube protein codes for MAVALSLEGSFGFALQETKGTYVAPSTWLPLTGVNADHGETLSWKKNYVVLDTADGRAYQTSYYSAGEWAEGSVRVPIVPGSLSSLFSWIQDRDVDSQGKWASILVDCINDVKKLTDVKVRTATFDFVKGEPVTCSLELCGLRMERGTSATPSIPVAAPYVFREAKVEIATAGGALVEDVNCEAIQVVLDNVVEDPEEGLRLRESGEPLQLYNLAGVRCRGALSRDFVDSKVFADFAAGQEAALRLTLERGATVATVTMPRVLYTSSDLGLPGSHERRISEKVDFVALGSTDGLTAPVVLA; via the coding sequence ATGGCAGTTGCGTTGTCGCTAGAGGGGTCGTTTGGGTTCGCACTGCAGGAGACGAAGGGAACGTATGTGGCGCCGAGTACCTGGCTGCCGTTGACGGGTGTCAACGCCGACCACGGTGAGACGCTGAGCTGGAAAAAGAACTACGTGGTGCTGGATACGGCGGACGGTCGCGCGTATCAGACCAGCTACTACTCCGCCGGGGAATGGGCAGAGGGCTCTGTGCGAGTGCCGATCGTGCCCGGGAGTCTGAGCTCCCTGTTTTCGTGGATCCAGGATCGGGATGTGGACAGCCAGGGCAAGTGGGCCTCGATCCTTGTGGATTGCATCAACGACGTCAAGAAGCTGACGGATGTGAAGGTGCGGACGGCGACCTTCGACTTCGTGAAGGGTGAACCGGTGACCTGCAGCCTGGAGCTGTGTGGGTTGCGGATGGAGAGAGGAACGTCGGCCACTCCGAGCATCCCGGTGGCGGCGCCGTACGTGTTCCGCGAAGCGAAGGTGGAGATCGCCACGGCCGGTGGTGCGCTGGTCGAGGACGTGAACTGCGAGGCGATCCAGGTCGTGCTGGACAACGTGGTGGAGGACCCGGAGGAGGGTCTGCGGCTGCGCGAGAGTGGTGAGCCACTGCAACTGTACAACCTGGCCGGCGTGCGCTGCCGAGGAGCGCTGTCCCGGGACTTCGTGGACAGCAAGGTCTTCGCGGACTTCGCGGCGGGTCAGGAGGCGGCACTGCGTCTGACCCTGGAGCGTGGCGCGACAGTGGCGACGGTGACGATGCCGCGAGTGCTGTACACGTCGAGCGATCTGGGGCTTCCGGGTTCGCATGAGCGGCGGATTTCGGAGAAGGTGGACTTCGTGGCGCTTGGCAGCACCGATGGTCTGACGGCACCTGTGGTGCTGGCATGA